The Pyrenophora tritici-repentis strain M4 chromosome 2, whole genome shotgun sequence genome window below encodes:
- a CDS encoding Rho GAP domain containing protein, with protein sequence MRTDTDMLQERSTAQDLPHHHPSISLSLSSPSLASTIRTFREDETRSNNVPATADEQLHFRGRRKQAPSPLSSPLNGGSPFRPRPYHDSPRFDEPRSPREKLDALLAEEDHHTTPDPIRQAKPAHPPTPPSLPSSTFSTTSFSTTGFRTPTRPSAYAQLRQVSSPALSSAGFSFSSSAGFSPPASPFIMPPPSRPNRPETRPTVPVRNPSIDSAASSLSSTAAPGGHAPRPSQDTSTANPPDMAALIATAGSPEAAMLVLWKEKQNTSSHNAQLWRLVEKQRSMVIGLQKDLERALKDKDRYRRKFKEYAEQAPPGPGALQKSDTFDSVMERENSASPAPSEPIDDSAKLGDSRTVEHKTSPSPLTQEHPAPHIIPDSHLATSPSQSTASNNTSALNSPTDNSAQPQNTGIAGLGLEATLLQPPTVAEPPERAPNPTTPPATAADATPVPGESQLQPPQISLIHATPIVGSDGFDSPSPKPVHPMRKAPPAPLNLSKPMTTSAHLHQAVHGDDAESDYDDTLEVDEIPQVERGRRKTREEDDRVREALYSQDQEARSKSKKKNENHSKQATPAETRGNDQHQAVPPPLSSRQLEAYQPTGLPLSPRHPPASSLNALLSPANSDSSMMANRSVASPLLSPGLPSSPRPTDRPLGSPLPRNPKPSSLASPPLSPSVMNHPATRTLQQMVPIPPNTPQSYQSPPTSQGQKTAQSNKESATALLTVPGAHPSPDSPSSSPTLNDIPDAEHVYRGLVSDQYPGLLLPPNALPSIQVKVFSSRLRPSRLSFLAPKPQDEDPVFILAIYARSDNKQLWRVEKTIATLPTLDSQLRSNCDFQGRLPDRALFGGHAPAKIDARRVALNQYMDTVLETPMNEKTAMIVCEYLSTDVIGAQAGDRLAPEPTGPALTIPNPKTTRKEGYLTKRGKNFGGWKARFFVLDGSEFKYFEGEGGAHLGTIKLQNAQIGKQSQQQSSNSSPQRKDDSEDNQYRHAFLILEPKRKDSSSLVRHVLCAENDEERDAWVEALLHHVEILEESSPQEVRAPSAPRVQKQQASQDSTRSQRRESPDLAEQSRTQGISYDDTVAAQAPVHGPNHRDTLREKPSRGSPKDNGFLQDMSGHYPSISGPSNGTPIKDAESWGAKLPSGPTAVKDKKRSIFGFRGRGSNDLVPVQVQAPLKPPVEQRMPANRSIFGIPLMEAVEYTQPDARVALPAVVYRCLEYLRAKKARSEEGIFRLSGSNIVIKGLRDRFNNEGDIKLLEGEYYDVHAVASLLKLYLRELPASVLTRELHLDFLKVLDMDERSKKIQSFNVLVHRLPKNNFELLRHLSSFLIEIVDNSEVNKMTVRNVGIVFAPTLNIPAPLISFFLTDFTDIFGMALDEASSPIHEIRNDSYVSDDVAIRSPRRQMFSEVPTPSYNETTFNQPPPYEQPYRQGEGYGSLNGAVQSSSSREQRQRKRESGMLLMNMGMGGHRKGSSSSGTSNYRGEARMDGRMNARHNPLMVREETAFD encoded by the exons CCACCACACCACGCCCGATCCCATTCGCCAGGCCAAACCAGCGCATCCGCCAACACCTCCCAGCTTGCCCTCGTCTACCTTCTCCACCACTAGTTTCTCCACTACCGGCTTCCGCACGCCCACGAGGCCGTCTGCGTATGCCCAGCTACGCCAGGTCTCGTCTCCCGCTCTCTCGTCCGCTGGCTTTTCTTTTTCCTCGTCTGCTGGATTCTCCCCGCCAGCCTCGCCCTTCATCATGCCTCCACCGTCGCGTCCTAACCGGCCTGAGACGAGGCCGACGGTGCCTGTCCGCAACCCTTCGATAGACTCGGCAGCATCCTCGCTCTCGTCCACGGCTGCTCCTGGCGGCCATGCGCCCCGCCCGTCCCAGGATACGAGCACCGCAAATCCACCAGATATGGCCGCCTTGATAGCCACGGCCGGCTCGCCAGAGGCTGCCATGCTCGTTCTATGGAAGGAAAAGCAAAACACATCCAGCCACAATGCCCAGCTTTGGCGGCTGGTCGAAAAGCAACGGTCCATGGTCATTGGTCTGCAGAAAGACCTGGAGCGCGCATTGAAGGACAAGGACCGCTATCGCAGGAAATTCAAAGAGTACGCCGAGCAGGCACCACCAGGTCCTGGCGCATTACAAAAGTCCGACACCTTTGATTCTGTCATGGAACGTGAGAACAGCGCGTCACCAGCCCCTAGTGAGCCCATTGACGATTCAGCCAAGCTTGGCGACTCGAGGACTGTAGAGCACAAGACATCGCCATCTCCCCTGACCCAAGAACACCCCGCCCCTCATATCATACCAGACTCCCATCTAGCGACATCGCCCTCTCAATCCACCGCATCCAACAACACTTCCGCCCTCAACTCACCTACAGACAACTCCGCCCAGCCCCAAAACACTGGCATTGCAGGCCTTGGTCTAGAGGCAACACTACTACAACCTCCCACTGTTGCTGAACCGCCTGAACGCGCCCCGAACCCAACGACGCCCCCCGCAACTGCCGCTGACGCGACACCAGTTCCAGGTGAATCCCAGCTCCAACCTCCCCAGATCTCCCTCATCCATGCCACCCCAATCGTTGGCAGCGATGGCTTCGACTCGCCCTCACCAAAGCCTGTGCACCCTATGCGAAAAGCCCCGCCAGCTCCCCTCAACCTCTCCAAGCCGATGACGACTAGCGCACACCTTCACCAGGCTGTGCACGGTGACGACGCCGAGTCGGATTACGACGACACACTAGAAGTGGATGAGATACCGCAAGTGGAGCGTGGAAGGAGGAAAACGCGTGAAGAGGACGATAGGGTGCGCGAGGCTTTGTATTCGCAAGACCAGGAGGCACGGAGCAAgtcgaagaagaagaatgAAAACCACAGCAAACAGGCTACCCCTGCTGAAACTCGTGGCAACGATCAACATCAGGCAGTGCCACCACCCCTTTCGTCTCGTCAGCTCGAAGCATATCAACCTACCGGCCTTCCACTTTCTCCTCGTCACCCGCCTGCAAGCTCTCTGAATGCTCTGCTCAGCCCTGCAAACTCTGACAGTTCCATGATGGCCAACCGAAGCGTTGCATCGCCCCTCTTGAGCCCCGGACTTCCGTCTAGTCCCCGACCCACAGACAGACCACTTGGATCACCGCTGCCGAGAAACCCCAAGCCGTCGTCGTTGGCGTCACCACCCCTGTCGCCCAGCGTCATGAATCATCCAGCAACGCGGACACTCCAGCAGATGGTACCCATTCCGCCGAACACACCACAGTCATACCAGTCACCACCAACAAGTCAGGGCCAAAAGACTGCGCAGTCAAACAAGGAATCAGCTACAGCCCTTTTGACAGTACCTGGTGCACACCCTAGTCCCGACTCACCATCGAGTAGCCCTACATTGAATGATATCCCAGACGCAGAGCATGTTTATCGAGGTCTTGTTTCAGATCAGTACCCGGGACTCTTGCTTCCGCCAAATGCACTGCCTTCCATCCAAGTCAAGGTTTTCTCGTCTCGTCTCCGACCATCGCGTTTGAGCTTCTTAGCCCCGAAACCTCAGGACGAGGACCCTGTCTTCATCCTCGCAATCTATGCCCGCTCAGACAACAAGCAGCTGTGGCGCGTAGAGAAGACGATTGCTACATTGCCTACTCTGGACTCTCAACTGAGATCTAATTGTGATTTCCAAGGCCGACTCCCTGACCGTGCTCTTTTCGGAGGACATGCCCCTGCAAAGATCGATGCTCGAAGAGTTGCCCTCAACCAGTACATGGACACTGTCTTGGAGACACCCATGAACGAAAAGACGGCCATGATTGTTTGCGAATATCTGTCTACTGACGTAATTGGCGCGCAAGCTGGTGACAGGTTAGCCCCAGAGCCCACAGGACCGGCATTGACAATTCCAAACCCGAAAACAACTCGAAAGGAAGGCTACCTCACCAAACGCGGCAAGAACTTTGGAGGCTGGAAGGCCCGCTTCTTTGTGCTGGACGGCAGTGAATTCAAGTACTTTGAAGGGGAGGGCGGTGCACATCTGGGCACGATCAAGCTGCAGAATGCACAAATCGGTAAACAATCACAACAACAGTCTTCAAACTCATCGCCCCAGCGAAAAGACGATTCAGAGGACAATCAGTATCGACATGCTTTCTTGATCCTAGAGCCGAAGCGCAAAGACTCCTCAAGCTTAGTTCGCCATGTTCTATGTGCCGAAAACGACGAAGAGCGAGACGCTTGGGTCGAAGCTCTTCTGCACCATGTTGAGATACTAGAAGAAAGCTCCCCACAAGAAGTTCGTGCTCCCAGTGCGCCACGCGTTCAAAAACAACAGGCCAGCCAAGATTCGACGCGGTCCCAGCGTAGGGAAAGCCCGGATTTAGCAGAGCAAAGCCGCACACAGGGCATCAGCTATGATGACACTGTTGCAGCCCAAGCTCCAGTCCACGGCCCCAACCATCGCGATACACTGAGGGAGAAGCCTTCGCGAGGGTCACCAAAAGACAATGGCTTCTTGCAAGATATGTCCGGACATTATCCCTCCATTTCTGGTCCTAGCAATGGAACCCCTATCAAGGACGCTGAAAGCTGGGGTGCTAAATTGCCGTCAGGCCCCACGGCGGTCAAGGACAAAAAGCGAAGCATATTCGGATTTAGAGGTCGCGGCTCAAACGATCTCGTGCCTGTTCAAGTGCAAGCGCCACTGAAGCCCCCTGTCGAGCAACGCATGCCTGCTAATCGCAGCATTTTCGGCATTCCGCTCATGGAAGCCGTGGAATATACCCAGCCTGACGCTCGTGTTGCGTTGCCAGCCGTCGTGTACAGGTGCTTGGAGTATCTCCGAGCGAAGAAGGCGAGAAGCGAAGAGGGCATCTTTAGGCTCAGTGGATCCAACATTGTTATCAAAGGATTGCGCGACCGGTTCAACAACGAAGGTGACATCAAGCTCTTGGAAGGAGAGTACTACGACGTCCATGCCGTGGCTTCGCTGCTCAAACTGTACTTGCGAGAATTACCCGCCTCTGTCCTAACTCGAGAACTGCATCTTGACTTTCTCAAGGTTCTCG ATATGGATGAGCGCAGCAAGAAGATTCAGAGCTTCAATGTCCTTGTGCACAGGCTTCCTAAGAACAACTTTGAGTTACTACGTCACCTGTCGTCGTTTCTCATCGAGATTGTTGACAACTCCGAGGTGAACAAGATGACGGTGCGAAATGTCGGCATCGTGTTTGCGCCGACGCTCAACATTCCAGCACCGCTGATCTCGTTCTTCTTGACCGATTTCACGGACATCTTTGGCATGGCACTCGACGAGGCCAGCTCACCCATCCACGAGATCCGGAATGACTCGTATGTGTCTGACGACGTGGCAATTCGATCCCCTCGTCGACAAATGTTCTCGGAAGTCCCGACGCCTTCATACAACGAGACGACATTCAACCAGC CGCCACCTTACGAGCAGCCATACCGTCAAGGAGAGGGCTATGGTAGCCTAAATGGTGCAGTACAGAGTAGCAGTAGCCGAGAGCAACGGCAGCGGAAACGCGAGAGTGGCATGCTACTCATGAACATGGGCATGGGTGGACACCGCAAAGGGTCGAGCAGTTCGGGCACCAGCAACTATCGTGGAGAGGCACGGATGGATGGGCGAATGAACGCTCGACACAACCCTTTAATGGTACGGGAAGAGACGGCATTTGACTGA
- a CDS encoding Mating-C multi-domain protein, with translation MANPRPLPSPRADEPDSRNSLRHILAAEPPHTMDDAKPDPSHANTPVPDESEAGLDAPDTQRPANDSDAARPYYTATTTTTRRNANGSVSSVYSGNKIKHLKKDDGIPLWRKDIQFDFLKLVFEDDRRVFTKQSDSTGGHTFADIYLDAMAKSSKCSKILKDKLLTERPAAINMAMVCLLVNVGRMNTTLNFFPEMRAQLRTYHSIPSLQAHQDPNAYKQLQDAPRLKSILKGATEDSEQPSTIEEIQAAAIPRTNPVNLIFVLSQYAPKISELHFFPPRDFFDLVMRSNLSSKSRATAFLWLMWWYLESDFSKEAAEKNPFGPGQFGPSDDPTTSEFPMKCPPFEILTPEQEALENVDSVDEKAFGEIKRKERTAILASDMAPVVTGPKRTNKKGFNQNPVFSIAADDGASTPGRDRQSPSHGSARGRGKLAKSIIERDYPSDTDRTRSASPPNSVYNTAKKVATPNMRINTLLNEDGPASSPAPKGPGRGNWSRNRASGIGASGGPAARSFKTKLDAPTSQDGQSPSTSAPTFNGPHGFYLPLNGSDPSHKRTRPLTQHQLAVEQYRRRRVDVILDRGIRLEYASAAKRRRKNNNFMRSWIRCKGMGDGYDTDEESYAQFAQLPDMEIGTRTPPPMPSGLVPLDFGGETNDHGEESYYRAKMLARALRRLDRWEGGKSAPRGRPKGERSSNPAGAADVRPVMDSGDEDEDEDLMDVDELERREAEDASEDESDDEGGANGDWDPHTLPPLPRMA, from the exons ATGGCAAACCCTCGCCCTCTACCTTCTCCTCGCGCCGACGAGCCCGACTCCCGCAACAGCCTGCGACACATTCTGGCTGCTGAGCCGCCGCACACCATGGACGACGCGAAGCCCGACCCCTCGCACGCCAACACGCCTGTGCCCGACGAGAGTGAAGCTGGCCTGGATGCGCCCGACACGCAGCGCCCGGCCAACGACAGCGACGCTGCAAGGCCCTACTATACTGccacgacgacgacgacgcgCCGCAACGCAAATGGTAGCGTCTCATCCGTCTACAGCGGCAATAAGATTAAGCACCTCAAAAAGGACGACGGTATCCCGCTGTGGCGCAAGGATATTCAGTTCGACTTCCTCAAGCTTGTCTTTGAGGATGACCGCCGCGTCTTCACCAAGCAGTCGGACAGCACAGGGGGCCATACGTTTGCCGACATCTACCTCGATGCCATGGCCAAGAGCAGCAAGTGCAGCAAGATCCTCAAGGACAAGCTGCTCACCGAGCGCCCGGCCGCCATCAACATGGCCATGGTGTGTCTGCTGGTCAACGTCGGCCGTATGAACACGACGCTCAACTTCTTCCCCGAGATGCGCGCTCAGCTACGGACCTATCACTCGATCCCCTCGCTCCAAGCCCACCAAGACCCCAATGCCTATAAGCAGCTGCAGGATGCGCCGCGCCTCAAGTCTATCCTCAAAGGTGCCACCGAGGATTCGGAGCAGCCCAGCACCATTGAGGAGATCCAGGCCGCTGCCATCCCGCGCACAAACCCCGTAAACCTCATCTTCGTCCTCTCCCAGTACGCGCCCAAGATCTCCGAGCTGCACTTCTTCCCGCCCCGCGACTTCTTCGACCTCGTCATGCGCTCCAACCTgagcagtaagagcaggGCTACAGCCTTCCTCTGGCTCATGTGGTGGTACCTCGAAAGCGATTTCTCCAAGGAGGCCGCTGAGAAGAACCCATTTGGACCAGGCCAGTTTGGGCCGTCAGACGACCCGACAACCTCAGAGTTTCCGATGAAGTGCCCGCCCTTTGAGATCTTGACTCCAGAGCAGGAGGCGCTGGAAAACGTCGACTCAGTTGACGAGAAGGCATTTGGCGAGATCAAGCGCAAGGAGAGGACGGCCATATTGGCAAGTGATATGGCGCCTGTCGTGACAGGTCCTAAGCGGACCAACAAGAAGG GCTTCAACCAGAACCCAGTTTTCTCTATAGCCGCCGACGACGGTGCTTCAACGCCGGGGCGAGACAGGCAGTCGCCATCGCATG GCTCTGCACGAGGGCGTGGAAAGCTTGCCAAATCCATCATCGAACGAGATTACCCTTCAGATACCGATCGCACTCGATCGGCGTCTCCTCCGAACAGCGTATACAATACAGCTAAAAAGGTCGCGACACCCAATATGCGTATCAATACCCTACTTAACGAGGACGGTCCCGCATCGTCCCCTGCACCCAAGGGCCCTGGCCGTGGAAACTGGTCACGCAATCGTGCGTCAGGCATAGGTGCTAGTGGTGGCCCAGCAGCCCGCAGCTTCAAGACCAAACTCGACGCCCCGACCTCCCAAGACGGCCAATCCCCCTCGACGTCAGCACCCACCTTCAACGGCCCGCACGGCTTCTACCTCCCCCTAAACGGCTCCGACCCCTCGCACAAGCGCACCCGCCCACTTACACAACACCAACTAGCCGTCGAGCAATACCGCCGCCGCCGCGTTGACGTAATCCTCGACCGAGGCATCCGCCTCGAATATGCCTCAGCCGCCAAGCGGCGCCGAAAAAACAACAACTTCATGCGCTCCTGGATCCGCTGCAAAGGCATGGGCGACGGCTACGACACTGACGAAGAATCCTACGCCCAATTCGCACAACTCCCCGACATGGAGATCGGAACTAGAACTCCCCCTCCCATGCCCTCGGGTCTCGTTCCCCTAGACTTTGGCGGCGAAACAAACGACCACGGCGAGGAATCTTACTACCGCGCTAAGATGCTGGCGAGAGCCCTACGTCGTCTGGATCGCTGGGAGGGTGGCAAGTCGGCGCCGAGGGGTAGGCCAAAGGGCGAGAGAAGTAGTAACCCTGCGGGCGCCGCGGATGTCAGACCGGTCATGGATAGCGGTGATGAGGATGAAGATGAGGATCTCATGGATGTAGATGAGCTTGAACGGAGGGAGGCAGAGGATGCAAGCGAAGACGAGAGTGATGATGAGGGTGGCGCGAATGGCGATTGGGATCCGCATACGCTTCCTCCTTTGCCGAGGATGGCGTAG
- a CDS encoding An-peroxidase multi-domain protein, with protein MPGQLSTLIGKIRRKPTLASDGRTAEAASGVSKSNQKTSVVSDLTGLGVKNAKFALDAITTLASGEPLDDKDLLLEQGVQMLQGLPPNSGLGAKVADGFIAMLWNDLPHPTPTHAGPSARYRKHDGSGNNPHNPEMGKAGSPYARNVPPMKPKGPNLPDVEDVYEALLKRSGPFRPHPSGLNRLFFSFATIVIHECFQTSRTDPWINETSSYVDLSTLYGNTEKEQKRVRTYNNGLIYPDSIASERIMMMPPGVVAVLLMFSRNHNHVAESLFSVNEDGKYKPWDTLDDEGKKWQDEDIFQITRNINVGFFASVVLRDYVAAILNTPRANSEWSLDLGKEIKQGGTRVERGTGSHVSVEFAVLYHWHAALSAADDQWMEDIIRSVYPDLEHIDDVTIEMFHQVMKVYGHDLMKKEPCQWTFGGLERGPDGKFDDEQLAELIKDCIEEPAHAFGARGTPASLKVVDIMGQLQAREMFNVCTLNEFRVYLNLKPYDTFEDWCSDKETARAAELLYGHMNNMELYPGLMAECTKPAGPGSGVCPGQTTGRGILDDAVALVRGDRFLSYDFNSNTLTQWGAALLSETTPGAYGGVLPKLLFQGLPGGFTGTSTYALLPFYTPKAAQGIIKGNGVLDKYDIKRPPSDYEIISVQTQEGCKAIFNDRKAFVVMYQAAIRNCTAGHDFMIGWDEQQKHDERSKILHKVFFEEGFEKNINDFFTTNVRNLIKKNSLKGAKGRMSIDIVRDVTNITPILWLADRFALPLKTQEQPRGLLSVHEAFLAYLVLFMYQSFNIMPHNEWKLRAGAMTAAAPLRSIFETHIKTQTGRLEGLVDWMAKGSAFEVGKHADRIYHALADSKLPIGDLVGDCIGMGAPVAGNLTQQASLLIDLFLRPEYAQYKDRIVELAHMAPEASDRELQGFVYEGMRHVGVVPGLPRIATRDITVQDGVRGLVSIKAGHTILIATSKAAMDPIAFPNPEILDPHRPFTSYTLLGHGLHFCFGARLVGPSLASTLREVFKLPNVRRAPGKQGRFTVTEHKLAGITMRHYLDASSKESPIPTSLRLHYDAEEVAPTPVLRAMNGGAAGKRASSASMMTSLTNGRAVAGPSGTKRHSSGGALGGLTNGHTNGLLNGGHANFPSNGHANAGGKNEYGNAYTIAP; from the exons ATGCCCGGTCAATTATCAACACTAATTGGGAAGATCAGGAGGAAGCCTACATTGGCGAGCGATGGCAGGACAGCAGAAGCTGCCAGTGGCGTCTCAAAGAGCAACCAGAAAACTAGCGTTGTTAGCGATCTCACAGGCTTAGGAGTCAAGAATGCCAAATTTGCACTCGATGCCATCACGACGCTTGCTTCTGGTGAGCCTCTGGATGACAAAGACCTCCTCCTCGAGCAGGGAGTTCAGATGCTCCAAGGCCTGCCACCAAACAGTGGTCTTGGCGCGAAGGTTGCAGATGGCTTCATTGCAATGCTTTGGAATGACCTGCCACATCCAACGCCGACACATGCCGGACCTTCAGCGCGATACCGGAAGCATGACGGCTCTGGGAACAACCCCCACAACCCTGAGATGGGCAAAGCAGGATCTCCGTACGCGCGAAACGTACCACCAATGAAACCAAAAG GCCCCAACCTACCTGATGTTGAGGACGTATACGAGGCGCTTCTGAAGCGCAGTGGTCCTTTTCGCCCACATCCCTCAGGCCTCAACCGCCTGTTTTTCTCTTTCGCAACCATTGTGATCCACGAGTGTTTCCAGACGTCCAGGACGGACCCTTGGATCAACGAGACTTCCAGTTATGTTGACCTCAGCACTTTGTATGGCAACACCGAGAAGGAACAGAAGCGTGTGCGAACCTATAACAACGGCTTGATCTACCCAGACTCAATTGCTTCGGAGCGCATCATGATGATGCCACCTGGTGTAGTGGCAGTACTCTTGATGTTCTCCAGGAACCACAACCATGTCGCAGAGTCATTGTTTTCGGTGAACGAAGACGGCAAGTACAAGCCCTGGGACACATTGGACGACGAAGGCAAGAAATG GCAAGACGAAGACATCTTCCAAATTACACGCAACATTAATGTTGGGTTCTTCGCATCAGTCGTACTTCGCGACTATGTTGCGGCTATTCTCAACACGCCGCGCGCCAACTCAGAGTGGTCCCTCGATCTCGGCAAAGAGATCAAGCAGGGAGGCACGCGCGTGGAACGCGGAACTGGCAGTCACGTTTCCGTTGAATTCGCTGTCCTTTATCACTGGCACGCTGCGCTTAGCGCAGCAGACGATCAGTGGATGGAAGACATCATTCGTTCCGTCTACCCTGATTTGGAACACATCGATGATGTAACCATTGAGATGTTTCACCAAGTCATGAAAGTATACGGCCATGACCTTATGAAGAAAGAGCCTTGCCAGTGGACATTCGGAGGTCTTGAGCGAGGTCCTGATGGCAAGTTCGATGACGAGCAGCTAGCTGAGCTGATCAAAGATTGCATTGAAGAGCCTGCACACGCATTTGGTGCTCGCGGTACTCCGGCTAGTCTAAAGGTTGTTGATATCATGGGCCAATTGCAGGCGCGTGAGATGTTCAACGTGTG TACGCTTAATGAGTTCCGGGTGTACTTGAATTTGAAGCCGTACGACACGTTTGAAGACTGGTGCTCCGATAAGGAGACGGCGCGAGCAGCTGAGCTGTTGTACGGCCACATGAACAACATGGAACTGTATCCCGGTTTGATGGCCGAATGCACCAAGCCAGCCGGACCGGGAAGCGGAGTCTGCCCTGGACAAACAACTGGTAGAGGTATCTTGGATGATGCTGTCGCATTGGTTCGTGGTGATCGATTCCTGAGTTACGACTTCAACAGCAACACCCTGACGCAGTGGGGTGCGGCTCTCCTTTCGGAGACAACACCAGGGGCTTACGGTGGTGTTCTACCAAAGCTGCTCTTCCAAGGTCTTCCGGGTGGGTTCACTGGCACATCCACCTATGCGCTCCTGCCCTTCTATACGCCCAAGGCAGCTCAGGGCATCATCAAAGGCAACGGCGTCCTCGACAAGTACGACATCAAGCGTCCCCCTAGCGACTACGAAATCATCAGCGTACAGACGCAAGAGGGCTGCAAGGCGATCTTCAACGACCGCAAGGCCTTCGTCGTAATGTACCAAGCCGCTATCCGCAATTGCACGGCAGGACACGACTTCATGATTGGGTGGGACGAGCAACAAAAGCATGACGAGCGGTCCAAAATTCTGCACAAGGTCTTCTTCGAAGAAGGATTTGAGAAGAATATCAACGACTTCTTCACAACGAATGTTCGTAATCTGATCAAGAAGAATTCGCTCAAGGGTGCAAAGGGTAGGATGAGTATCGACATTGTCCGTGACGTGACAAATATCACGCCCATCCTCTGGCTTGCAGACCGCTTTGCCCTTCCTCTGAAGACGCAAGAGCAACCTAGAGGCTTGCTATCAGTCCATGAAGCCTTCCTCGCCTATCTGGTTCTTT TCATGTACCAATCCTTCAACATCATGCCGCACAACGAATGGAAGCTACGCGCTGGCGCCATGACTGCAGCAGCACCCCTCCGTTCCATCTTCGAAACCCATATCAAAACGCAAACCGGTCGTCTCGAAGGCCTAGTAGACTGGATGGCAAAGGGTTCTGCTTTTGAAGTTGGCAAACACGCAGACCGCATCTACCACGCTCTTGCAGACTCCAAACTGCCCATTGGCGACCTCGTCGGCGACTGTATCGGCATGGGCGCCCCTGTTGCCGGCAACTTAACGCAACAAGCCAGCCTCCTGATCGACCTATTCCTGCGGCCCGAGTACGCACAATACAAAGACCGCATTGTGGAGCTCGCACACATGGCACCCGAGGCCTCAGACCGCGAACTCCAAGGTTTCGTCTACGAAGGCATGCGTCACGTAGGCGTGGTGCCAGGCCTCCCCCGTATAGCCACCCGCGACATCACCGTCCAAGACGGCGTGCGAGGTCTCGTGTCCATCAAAGCCGGCCACACCATCCTCATCGCCACATCCAAAGCCGCCATGGACCCCATCGCCTTCCCCAACCCAGAAATCCTAGATCCCCACCGCCCATTCACATCCTACACATTGCTAGGCCACGGTCTCCACTTCTGCTTTGGCGCCCGCCTCGTCGGACCCAGTCTAGCCTCTACTCTCCGCGAAGTCTTCAAGCTACCAAACGTCCGCCGTGCACCCGGTAAACAGGGCCGCTTTACCGTCACAGAACATAAACTCGCGGGTATCACTATGCGGCACTACCTCGATGCTAGCTCCAAAGAAAGTCCCATCCCCACTTCGCTGCGTCTACACTATGATGCTGAGGAAGTTGCTCCAACACCCGTATTGCGTGCCATGAATGGAGGGGCGGCAGGTAAGAGGGCGAGTAGTGCAAGTATGATGACAAGTCTTACGAATGGACGGGCGGTTGCGGGACCGAGCGGCACAAAGAGACATTCCAGTGGGGGTGCGTTGGGTGGGCTGACCAACGGGCACACGAATGGTCTTCTCAATGGAGGACATGCCAATTTCCCGAGTAATGGACATGCTAATGCTGGGGGGAAGAATGAGTATGGGAATGCGTATACGATTGCGCCGTAA